Below is a window of Musa acuminata AAA Group cultivar baxijiao chromosome BXJ3-11, Cavendish_Baxijiao_AAA, whole genome shotgun sequence DNA.
CCTCTCCCCCAACAGCATGGTAAGCGAACACAACTAACCTTCTGGCTTCGATATCTCTCATTATGTTCGCCATTCTTTGCCTAATCCATTTCCCTTCTCTCAGATCATCCCAAAGAAGAACCGCCATGAGATCTGCAAGTACCTCTTCCAAGGTTGCGTTTGTCCCTAATCCTTGTGATTGTCGTCAAATTTATGATTTTTGTTGGTTTTGATTTGATTCTTGATTGGGTTCTTCTGGCTCAGAGGGGGTGCTGTACGCGAAGAAGGATTACAACCTCGCGAAGCACCAGGAGATTGATGTGCCGAACTTGCAGGTGATAAAGCTCATGCAGAGCTTCAAGTCGAGGGAGTACGTGAGAGAGACCTTTGCGTGGCAGCATTACTACTGGTACCTCACCAACGATGGCATCGAGTACCTTCGCACCTACCTCAACCTCCCGTCCGAGATCGTCCCCGCTACTCTGAAGAAGTCCTCTAGGCCGCCGCCCCGACCCTTTGGCTCCGGCCCTCCTGGTGACCGCCCAAGGTACAACCTTTTGTTCTTATAGACTCCTAAGGGAAGGGACTAGAACCTATTTCTTTGGTTTATTGAACCGGAGATTTGATCTTGGAATACTGTGAACTGTGGTTAGGGGCCCGCCTCGCTTTGAAGGTGATCGGCCAAGGTTTGGAGATAGGGATGGATACCGTGGAGGACCCCGTGGTGGTCCTCCAGGTGATTTGGGCGGTGACAAGGGTGGCGCACCTCTTGAGTTTCAGCCATCATTCAGGGTAAGGAACGTTTTGGTTTGTCATATGTTTGCTGATGTTATATTCTCGTTTTAATGATTTGTTGAACGTGTTTATGTACATAGATGTGCTACCTAATGAGGCGATTGATTCTTTTCTGCAATGCTTTGTGCTAAGAAAAGATTACCAACACAATTATATGTGTATAATAAATATCGTATCCTTAATTAGATAAGTTGGGCTTACTAGTCTTCTCAACTGATGATTGTATTTATCTAACTGAACATGCATTTTAAAGTTCTGATACATGGAATTTTAAACTTGAGCTTTGTCATTTGGAATATGCCTTCTCCGTGATTTTTAAAAAAAGGGGACCACATTATGACTTAG
It encodes the following:
- the LOC135652095 gene encoding small ribosomal subunit protein eS10z-like; translated protein: MIIPKKNRHEICKYLFQEGVLYAKKDYNLAKHQEIDVPNLQVIKLMQSFKSREYVRETFAWQHYYWYLTNDGIEYLRTYLNLPSEIVPATLKKSSRPPPRPFGSGPPGDRPRGPPRFEGDRPRFGDRDGYRGGPRGGPPGDLGGDKGGAPLEFQPSFRGSGGRPGFGRGGGAYGAGPTSSME